The Chloroflexota bacterium genome includes the window AATCCGACCCCCAGAACGTGGCGACTCCATTCCTCGTCGGTCCACTGGTTTTGGGGCTTGTCCGGTGCCATCGCTTTACTCGCCCGGCTCGGAACGTGGCGGCACGAACCAGGCGACCAAGCCAACCTTGATGCCGATATCGACCGCCAGCAGGACCCAGGTACTCGGCCGCATCGGTCGCAGACTGCGCCGCCGGCACTCACCGGTCAAGGCAAAGGACCGATCATTGAACCGATAAGAAATGCACGAGACCACTCAGGAGGAACGCACGTGAAGTGGGTCACCCGCGAACACCCCAAGACAGACCGGATCGCCTGCCCATGGCTGATCCGCAAGTTCATCGACCCTGACGCCGAGATCCTGTACGTCCCCGACGCCGAGGTCCTCGCCACGGCGGAGCGCGAGGGCGCCATCAGCTTCGACGCGCCGGGCGCCAAGTACACCCACCGCGAGGGCCTGTGCTCGTTCGAGGTCCTGATCGCGGACTACCAGCTGACCGATCCCGCTCTCGAGATCATGGCTCCCATCGTCCACGGCGCTGATATCGACAAGGGCATCGACACCACCCGCGAGTCGGCCGGCCTGATCGCCATTTCCCATGGCTTTGCCCTGCTGGACTTGACCGATGAACGTCAGCTGGAGCTCGAGCTCCCGGTCTATGACGCCCTGTACGCCTGGTGCCAGACCCAGGTCCTGATCCCCGCCTCCGCCTGACGCTCCCGTGGCCGATCAGGTCGGCGACACGACCGGTAGCCCGGCGGCCAGCGCCGCCTCGGCCAGGCGGCGGTCGTAGCTCACCACCGCTGCCAGGTCATCGCGCACAGCCAGCGCCGTCGCCAGGTGGATGGCGTCCAGCGTCCGCAGACTTGGCGGGCCAACCCGGGCAGCCTCGAGCAGGATGTCTTCCCCGATATCCACGAGGTCGACGTCACGCAGGAGCCTGGCGACCGACCTCTCGGCCCGAATACCGCGCCGGGAGATCGCCCGAGCAAGCTCAACGCCGGCCAGCCGGCTCGAGACTCGGCGCTGATATGTGCCGATAAGCCCTCGCAGCGCCCGCGTCTCCGCCTCTGTGACAACCAGCTTCACCAGGGCGGAGGCGTCCAGGTAACACGCATCCCCCGCTACCACGGCTCCTCATCCCGCATCTCCTGGAGGATCTCGGACAGCTGCTTCCCGGGCAGGCGCGGCAGCGGCCTGATGTCCAGGAGGTCGCCGGTCGCCCGCGTGGCTCTGCCCTCGGCGACTAGGCGATCGAGCACCGACATCGGCTCAGTCGGCAAGGGCGTCAACCGTGCGACCGGGTGCCCGTGCTCGGTCACTTCGTAGGCCCGGCCCTCCTCGCGGATCTTCTTGACGTATACCGATAGGTTCTGGCGGAGTTCGCGGATTCCAACTCTGGGCAGATCGGCCATGACGCACATGGTAGCACATGGCCTTCCAAACCTCGCTTGGGCGCCCGTCGGGGAATTGGCCTAGACTCGGCAGTCCCCGCGCATTGCGGGCATTCGCGCCATAACGGCCAACCCACGGGAGAAACCACCGAGCATGACTGCTGCCTCCGCCGCCCCGGCCTCTGCCATCCCCGACTACGACAAAGCCCCCATCGAGCTGCCTCATCGGGAGCGGATGGAGATCCTCCTGGTCGTCATGCTGGGCATGTTCCTGGCCGCCCTGGACAACACGATCGTGGGCACCGCCCTGCCCACCATCGTCACCGAGCTGAACGGCAACGACGTCTACATCTGGCCCTTCACCGCGTACCTGCTGACCGCCACGGTCAGCGGCCCCATCTACGGGAAACTCTCCGATATCTTCGGGCGGCGACCGATCTTCGTGATCGGGGTCAGCGTCTTCCTGCTCGGGTCGTTCCTGTGCGGCATCTCGCAGGAGATGTGGCAGTTCATCGCCTTCCGTGGCCTCCAGGGCCTCGGCGCCGGGGCGCTGTTCCCGGTCGCGCTGGCCATCATCGGCGACATCTTTGCGCCCTCGGAGCGCGGCAAGTACCAGGGCTTCTTCGGCGCCATGTTCGGGATCGCGTTCCTCATCGGTCCGGCCCTTGGGGGTCTCATCACCGAAAACATCAGCTGGCACTGGATCTTCTTCGTGAACATCCCCCTGGGCGCCGTGGTGCTGTTCGTCGTCTGGCGCATCCTGCCCACCGTCCGCGACCCGAACGCGACCCGCAACATCGACTACCTGGGCGCGTCGCTCCTGGTGGCGGCCCTGGTGCCCATCCTCATCGGCTTCACCCAGAAGCAGTTCGGCGACTGGACCGATCCGGACGTGGGCGGCCTGATCGCGCTGGGCCTGGTCATGACGGTGGCCTTCATCTGGGCCGAGTCGCGGGCCAAGGACCCCATCGTGCCGCTCCACATGTTCCGGATCCCGGCCTTCCGCTCCAGCGTGCTGGCCATGTTCTTTGCCGCGGTCGGCTTCTTCGCGGCCGTCGTCTTCCTGCCGCGCTGGTTCCAGGTCGTGAACGGCAGCTCGCCCACCGAGTCCGGCTACCAGATCCTGCCTCTCCTGGGCGGGCTCATCGTGGCGGCCATCACGTCGGGACAGATCGTGGCCCGCACCGGCCGATACAAGCCCATCATCTTCGGCTCGCTGCTCGTCCTGGCCGGCGGCCTGTTCCTGCTGACCAACATTCGGCCCGACACGCCATTGCCCCTGCTGTGGCTGTGGATGGGGATCACCGGCTTGGGCATCGGTCCCGCCTTCGCGATCTTCACCCTGGTGGTCCAGAACAACGTGCCCGTCCACGAGCTGGGCGCCGGGACCTCCAGCGTGACCCTGTTCCAGCAAGTGGGCGGCACCGTAGGCCTTGCCGTCACCGGATCAATCTTCGGGTCGGTGCTGCTGGAACAGATCCCGAACCAGATGGAGGCAGTGGGCGTGCCAGCCGCCTTTGCCGATCAGTTCGCGGCCGGCGGAGCCGAGTCGCTGAACCAGCTGTCCGGCGTGGGCGACCTGGGGGCCGCCATCCTGGCCCAGGTCCCACCCACGTTCCAGGCCCAGGTAGAGCCCTTCATCCCGGCCATCGTGGGCGCCATCCACACCGCCTTCTCCATCGCCACCTCGGCGACCTTCACCATCGGGATCGTCTCGTCGCTGATCGCGGCGGCCGTGGTCATGATCTGGATGCCTGGAGGACGGATGGGGGCCACGGCGGAATCAACCGCGCCCACAACGTCCCCCAAGCTGGAGCCCGCCGCGGACTGATCGCGCCAAGCTACCCACCTTCGTACCGATTGCGGGTGGTTTTGCACGGGACTACCGTGCTCGGATGACGTTCCCCGCTGGCCGCACGCGGCTGCGCGCTTCAACCGTGGTGGTCCTCGTTGCGCTTGTGCTAATGGCGTGCACTCCCGCGGCGACGTCGTTCGAGGACCAGGCGGCGCAGCTGCCCCAGGCAGCCATCAACGGCGTCCGCGGGGCGTGGAGCATGGGCTGCTGGAATTTCAGCAACGATCCTTTCGGCATGTTCGGGACCAGTGTCTGCGATGGCTCAGACGGACCGCACTTAGACCTGCCTCCCGCGCCTCCCTACACCGTGACCTTCACGGCATCCACCGGGCAGGCCACCCCGTCGACGCTCAGCGTGGCGGTGGGGGGCGGGGTTGAGGTCGACCATGCCCTATTTGGCCAGGGAGAGCCGAGGTGGTGGCTGAGTTTCGATGTCCCCCTCGGCGACGACGGCGCTCTCGGCGCCATCCCGGACGGCCCATGGACATCGCTTCACGTCTTCGCCACCTACCCGCGAGGGGACATCCAATGGTCCTGGCCAACGTCGTACAGCGCTCGGATGACCCCATGCACGGAGGCCTTCGCGTCGGGGGTGGCCGACGCCTCACTCGCCTGGGCTGAGACGTTCGAAATGGGTATGGCCCCGGGCGGGCTGACCGATCCATTGGTGCCGGTCGAGGAAGGATTGGACCGACTGGCCGATCACCTCGATTCGGCCATCGCGAGCTGCCAGTCGAGCGCCGCATGGGATACGGCCTGGGCGACGTTCCTCCCACAGGTAATTGACGGGCGGGATGCGGACGCCTTCCTGGAGGCACGATGCGCCGTCGCTGAACTCGAGGCCACAACTCTCTGCCGAAGGGCCACGCACTAGAACGGGGACTCAGGCGCCGAAGAGATCGCCCACGAGGGTCCGGAACTCGGGCAGGTTGCGGGAGGCCGGAACGCGCCGCTCGAAGACGTCCAGCAACTGGCGGTAGTACCAGGCCTGATCGCCCTCCCCGGCGTGGAACCGATCCCAGACCCGCTCGCCTTCCACTGCACGATCGACGGCGATGGACCGCGCGTTGTGCAGTTTGTCGGCCAGGGACACGCGAAGGACCGACCCGGACTCGTCCTCGAGTCGGCTGAGGTAGCGCTCCTTCCGTAGACGCCACGCCTCCTTCATCGACCCGACCGGCGTCATTGAGTCACTGAGGCCATCCACGATGGTGGCCACCTCGTCGCCGAATCGGGCCCGGATCTCGGCCAGGATCGGCTCGCCACCCTGGTCCTCGGGGCCGTCGTGCAACAGGGCCGCGATCGCCTCGTCCTCCGTCCCGCCATCCTCCAGAACCAGGCTGCATACCGCGAGCAGGTGGGTCAGGTACGGGATGGTGGTTCCCTTGCGTGCCTGGTGCCGGTGAAGCTCGACCGCGTATGCGACAGCCCCGACGAACGCGTCGCCGAGAATGGGCCGAGGAGCACGGTCCGACATTGGGTCCAAAGAGTAAGCGCCTGACAAGCGGCGGCAAACCTGGCGGCCTGGCAAGGTGACGATCGCCGGCAAACTGAGCGACGCGGTCCCGCCGGGAACATGGAAGAGTATCCTCCGGCAGGCCGGAATCGAACCGAGGGATGACTGATGGACTACGCCGTCATCTACGAGAAGAGCGATACCGGGTACGCCGCGTACGTCCCTGACCTGCCCGGCTGCGTTGCCACCGGAGCAACTCGACGGGAGGTCGAACGGCTGATCCGGTCCGCGATTCATATGCATCTGGAAGGGATGGCCGAGGACGGTGAGCCGGTTCCGCCTCCCACCACCTGGGCCGAGGTTGTCAGCGTCTAGCTAATCTTTGCGCTCGACCTCCTCCGGCGATGAGCGGCCGTCTCCTCACAACGATTCGTGCTATCGCGTAGCACGTTAGCGCGATACCACGAACGACTGTGATAGTCGCGACCTCACACCGTGACAAGCCATGGCGTCAAAGGCATGGAACACCGCAGCCCCAGCGGGCCACCCGGTTGATCGCGACGCCTGGCTGTGGGAGTTCCTGAGTCTGCCAGAAGCACCCCAGGGTGAGGGAATCGGCTTACCGATACACCTTGCCCCGTTGTGCCACGCGACCGATTGTGATCAGCAACTGATCGTCGTCCACCTCGTACAGGACCCGGTAGTCGCCGACCCGGATTCGTAACCCGGACCGATCCCCTCGCAGGGCTCTCGCGCCGGGGGGACGCGGCTCCTTCGCCAGACGGTCGAGGGCGCGTACCACTCGTCGCCGGGCGTCGGGCGCAACCTTCTCGAGCTCACGGAGCGCGGACGGGACGAACTCCACCCGATACGCCACGAATCGCCCCTACAGCCCCAGCTGGCGCTTGACGTCCTCCCAGGGGATCCGCTCCCGATTCGCGGGATCCGCAAGCGCTGCCTCCAGGTCGGCCAGGTCAATCTCATCCTCGATCATCTCGAGCAGATCGAGGTCCTCCACAGGCACCACCGCCGCCACCGCCTTCCCGTGCCGCGTCAGGCGCACACGCTCGCCACCGAAGGCGACCTTGTTGATGATGGTCGCGAACTCCTCCCGCGCCTCGCTGATCCGATGCTCGCTCACTGGGCGACCGTTTCGTACATCATGTACGTATCGTACGTTCCGGAGGAGTGCGGGTCAAGGCCCGCTGCGTCAGCGCGCCACTCGGCCAGAATTCATCGGTCTCCCAGCCGCGTGCGCGGAGTGCCTCGGACTAGCCCCGTCGGGCGACGTGGAGGCGCGTCGCCTCCGTTACGCCCTTCAGCTCCACCGGACCGATCTCCGTGAACGAGGTCGGGGTCCCCTCAGCGGCGTCCACCACCGCCTGGCTGACGAGCACCTCGCCCGGCCGCGCGTATTCGGCGATCCGGGCGGCGAGGTTGACCGTCTGGCCGAAGTAGTCGCCCTCCTGGAACAGGACCGGGCCGGCGTGGAGCCCGACGTGCGCCGGCGGCAACCCGGCATCGGCTGCGCCCTCGAGCATCTCGAGCGCCGCCACCACGCCCGGACCGGGATCGGTGAAGTAGAACATTACCCCGTCGCCCAACCACTTCACCGCCCGCCCGGCGTACTGCGACGAGGTTCGCTGCACCATCCGCGAGAACGTCGTGGCCAGCGCGGCCGCCGCCTCGTCGCCTCGCTCCTGGGTGAGGCGGGTGTAGCCGGTGATGTCGAAGAAGCACATGGCCGGCGGGTGGTCCTGGCGGGTGTAGAGCCCGGCCTGGGTCATCGCCATCTCGATGCCGGTCAGGATGTTCGCGGTCCAGGTGCGGCCTTCCTGCGCGTGTTGGATCGCTTCAAATGCCCGCTGATACTTCGGGTTGACGTCTTCGCCGAATTCCCGGGTGAGGTCCCCCAGTTCGCCGCCCTTCGCCCCCTTTTGAAAGAGCGGGAGCGCGACCTCGGACTGCCACCAATCGGCCTGCTGCTCGGCCACCCGGCGGAGGCTGTCGCCCATGACCCGGAGCAACCGCTCGGTGGCATGCGGGTTCATGCCCTGCGCCATGTGAACCTCGAGGAACGGGACGACTTCGAGCTCATCCTCGCGGACGAGATCGTCCGGCTGCGGCGTGGCCGATCCGACGGCCTCGCGGATGACCATGAGCAGATCCACTGGAACGCCGGTCTCGTTGCTCAGCTCCCGAAAGGTGACCGAGCTGAGCGCGGAGAACCGCGCGTACATCGGGCTGTCGAGGAAGTCGAGCGAGGCGTCGCGGCTGCGCATGAGGGCCGCTAGGCCGTCGACCGGCATCCCCCCATGCTGGAGCGTCTTCACCACGGCGATGCGGCGGACGTCGCCGACGGTGAATCGATCGCCCTCGGCCGGAGCGAGGATCCCGAGCTCCACGAGCTGGCTCACCTCGTCGAGCGGCACCCCGGCCCGGTCGGCGGTCTCCTGCCGCGAAAAGTCGGCCATGGCCCCTAGCCTACCCGGTCCCTCAGACGGTGATGACGACCTTGCCCAGTGCGTGGCCGTCCTCCACGTAGCGGAGTGCCTGGGGGACCTCTTCGAGCGGGAAGCGGCGGTCGATCACCGGCGCGATCTTGCGGGCTTCCAGGAGCTCGGTCAGGGTCGCCACGTCCTCAGGGTTGAACGGCTTCCAGTACGCGATGCCCAGCTTCTGGCTTCCGGTGGCTGAGATGACGAGCCCTGCGATCATGAGCCAGAAGAGACGGGCAATGGAGCCGCCGATGACGATGTACACGCCGGTGGGCGTCAGCGCGCGCCTGATGTCGGAGGCTGACCGGGTGGCCGTGACGTCGAGGATCCGGTCATACCGATGGCCCAGCCGGGTGAAGTCCTCCCGGGTGTAGTCGATGACGTGGTCGGCGCCCAGCGAGCGCACCAGGTCCAGCTTCTTCGTGCTGGCGACGCCGGTCACCTCGGCTCCCCAGGCCTTTGCGATCTGAACCGCCCACGGACCCACACTGCCTGAGGCACCGTTGATCAGCACCTTGTCGCCGGGCCCGACCGGGCGGCGGGCGCGCAGACCCTGGATGGCCAGGATGGCCCCCTGCGGGACGGTCGCAGCCTCCTCGGGTGTGATCCCGGCCGGCTTCGGCGCGAACGCCCGCTCGGGAGCAGCGACATACTCGGCGAAGGCGCCGTAGCCGAACTCGGTCATGTCGCCGAACACCTCGTCACCAGGCCGGAACCGCGTCACGTCCTGGCCGACCGCCTCGACCCGCCCGGCCACGTCCAGCCCGAGTCCGCGGTTCGTGGGCCGGCGCAGCCCGGTTCCCAGACGGGCAATGGCCGGGATGCCATGCAGGTAGTCCAGGTCGGCCTGGTTGACCGATGCGGCCTGAACGCGCACCAGCACCCCGTCGTCGGCGACCACGGGCATCTCGATGTCCGCGAATTCCAGGACATCGGGGGAGCCGTATCGATCTCGGATGAATGCCTTCATGGTTTAAGCGGACAGTAGATGATCCGCCGCGTCAGGGCCTCCGGCACCTCCTAGACTCTGACCGATGCGCGAGACGTATGGCGGAGCTCCAGCGGATGTTCGACGAGCATCTGGCACGCGCCAACCCGCACATGAGCGCCATCGTCACCCCGGAGCGGCGCCTGACCGCGGAGCAGGTCGTCCACTACCTGGAGGGCACCAGACACGTCGCCGTCGCGGCCGTGACGCCCAAGGGCCAGCCCCGCGTTTCACCCCTGGACACGCTCTTTCTTCATGGCCGATCAACGCTGTCGACCGATGTGAAGGCCACCCGGATCGGCCACCTGCGGGCCAACGCCGCCTGCTCGGCGGTGTACATGGGGCCGACCGGATCGCTGGTCGCCAACGGGACGGTGGAGTGGATCACCCGCGAGCACATCGAGCACGACGAGATCCACGCCGCGTGGACGGCCACCTACCACTCGGACCCTTATACCTGGGGCGACGTCGTCCTGTTCCGGATCGCGCCGATCTCAATGTGGGCTACGCCTTCCACCCCGAGGAATTCCAGGTGCTTGATCCAGGCGCTGGCGCAGCCACTGGCTGAAGACCCGCTTTTTGTCAGGACTTAAGTCCGCCATACGCGGGTTGAGATCCCATTAGCCGGCCGACGTCCCGCGACGACGCGAACCTTTCTTGTCGAAGTAGATCCAGAGATGATCGACCATGAACCCCTCGGGAAGCCGGTCGACATGTTCCAAGAGCCTAATCAAGCCTTGAATCACGTCATGCGAGGGAGCGGACGTAGCTTCAACAGTTCCGGTTCGCGGATTCGAGCTGAAGGGAGCACCCAGACTTCTCTTTGCTCTAGCCGTTTGCGGATGCCCCCCTGTGCCCGGAGGCGCGTCGATCGAGATCCGAACGATTGCCCTGGCCATCCTTCACCTCCCGCTATCTCACATATTCCTTAACTTCTGGCTGTACGTCCGCGCGTTTCGCGCCTCGGGCGGGAACCTATTGACCTGCGGGGACCGATCCAGCTCGAGCTCGCTCGAAGACCCGCTGGAGGTAGTGATCCATCACGACGGCCTGGAATTCGCGGTCGTCGAGGATGCGCCGGAAGATGTCGGCATTGTCGTCCATGCGGCGCACGATGGTCTTCATGAACGCGTCCGCGAAGACGAGGCGGAAGTTCTCGAGGGTGTTGGCCTGGGCCTGGGCTGCGAGATCTGCATCTCCGACCCAGCTCTCCTCGAACTGATCGAAGAGGAGCTGATCGGCGTCAGTCAGCTGGAGGCCGAATCGCTCGTTGAGCACCTTGATGATGGCTGAGAGGTGGTCTTTCTCCTCATCGCCCTGCGGGCCTCGGCCGTCGTAGATGGCCTTGATCTCCGCGATGCCGGGCTGGAGCTCCATGGCACGCTCGCTCGTCTTTTCGTGGCGAAGGTGTGTAAGCACAACTTCCGACCCAAGGTCGATTCGGCCGAATTGGTCCTCAGGTAGCAGAGCGAGGAGTGCACGAGCCGTTAGGTAGAGCGCCTCGAGAGAGACGTCGCCGAAGTCGACGACCTGCGACAGGAAGGAGTACGCGCGGACGTAGCGGTCGAGAAGCAACCGGACCTCCTCTTGCGCGGTCTCGTCGAGGGCCTCGAAACGCCCGACAGCCGGCTCCAAGAGCGCGTAGACCTGACCATGCGTTCCTGCCCTGCCGGTCCGATCGGCGAGGATCGCCGCCACGGCGAGGGTCTCTGATTGGTCGAGGACCTGGAGGGCGAACAGCTTGGAGGCAAGGTCGTGCAGCAGGTTCGGATCGGTCGGCACCGCGACCGTCGTCTCATACCATGGCTTGAACGACTCGGCGATGCCCTCCGCGTCATTGCGGAAATCGAGAACGAAGGTGTCGGTCTTGTCCGGGTGGATCCGGTTCAGGCGTGACAGGGTCTGCACGGCGGCGAGGCTGACTAGGGTCTTGTCGACATACATCGTGTGCAGAAGCGGCTGGTCGTAGCCGGTCTGAAACTTCTCGGCCACGATCAGGAGCCCATACGCTGGCTCGCCGAATCGGGTAGCAGTCTGGCTCTCCGGAAAGCCGTTCATGCTCGGCTCCGTGAACGGGATCCCCGCGTCGTCGACGGTCCCGGAGAACGCTATTAATGCCTTTGTGTCGGCATAGCCCCGTTTGGCGAGGTAGCTATCAATCGCCTGCTTGTAGCGAACCGCGTGGAGGCGCGATGAGGTGACGACCATCGCCTTGCCCTTGCCGCCGATCTTGTGGCGAGTGTGGGCGCGGAAGTGCTCAACGATGATCTCGGCCTTCTGGGCGAGGTTATGGGGGTGGAGGGCGACGAAGCGCGCGATCGCGCGCCGCGCCTTGCGGGTGTCGTACGTTGGGTCATTGGCAACCGTCTTCTCCACGCGCCAGTACGTCCCGTAGGTCGTGTAGTTGGCGAGGACGTCGAGGATGAACTCCTCCTCTATTGCCTGGCGCATCGAGTACAGGTGGAAGGGCACGAACCGGCCCTCCTCGTCGGGTTGGCCAAAGAGCTCGAGCGTCCGAGCCTTGGGCGTCGCGGTGAAGGCGAAGAACGACAGGTTCAGTTGACGAGCGCGGGCGGCGACCTGAGCCGCCAGCGCGTCCTGGGGATCGGCCGGCGAGCTGGCCGCGTCGGTGGCCTCAGCGGTCGCCAGCTGTTCGTCTGCAGACCTGGACCCCAGGGCGGTCTTGAGGTCCTTGGCGGCTTCACCAGTCTGCGAGGAGTGAGCCTCATCGACGATGACCGCGAAGCGCCGTGCCCCCAGTCCTTCGACCTTGCCGAGCACAAACGGGAACTTCTGGAGAGTGGTGACGACGATGCGGGCCTGTTCGCCGGCAAGGGCAGCGGCCAATTGCGCGGAGTCTTGATCGATCCGAGCGACAACGCCGGTTTGGTGCTCGAACTGGTAGATCGTCTCTTGCAGCTGGCGGTCGAGGATGACCCGGTCCGTGATTACCACGACCTTGTCGAAGACCGGCAGGTCGTCAGCGCCATGGAGCGACATCAGGCGATGGGCGAGCCAGGCGATCGTGTTCGATTTGCCCGAGCCGGCACTGTGCTGAACGAGATACCGCTGGCCCGGACCCTCAGCGCGTGCCGTCGCCTCGAGGCGTCGGACGGCGTCCCACTGGTGGTAGCGAGGGAAGATCGTCGTCCCGTTGCGCAGCTGCGCGGCCTTTGTGCTGCCCGGGCCAGGTTCAACGTGTATGAACCGCGCCAGGAGGTCGAGCCATGCGTCCCGGGCCCAGACCTCCTCCCAGAGGTACGCGGTCCGGTGCCCGCTGGGGTTGTCCGGGTTCCCGGCGCCGCCCGCTCGCCCGCGATTCAAGGGAAGGAACCGGGTCGTGGGCCCAGTAAGGCGCGTGGTCATCATCACGACCTCGGGGTCGACCGCGAAGTGGACAACCGCTCGTCGCCCGAGGGTGACGTTCGCGGGATCGCGATCGGTCCGGTATTGGGCGACGGCATGGTTGACGTTCTGGTGGGTGAGCGGGTTCTTGAGCTCACTGGTCGCGACGGGGATGCCATTCAGGAACAGGGCGAGATCGAGCGTCTTCGTCCCAGCGGCCTCGTAGGGGAGCTGGCGGGTCACCGTGAGCCGATTGGCCTCGTACCGCTGGAGCAGTTCCGGTGTGAGGCCATGGGCGGGACGGAAGAAGGCCAAGTGCAGCGCGATGCCGTGATCGACTATGCCGTGGCGGAGCACGTCTACAGTGCCGCGCTCATCAAGCTGTTCGGCTAGCCGGATCGCGACCCGTCGCCGGGCTTCGCCAGCGCCACCGTGGAGTTCTGAGAGGCCCTTCCAAGGCGCAAGTTGCGTCTCCTCGAGGAAGCCAAACAACTCGGCGACGTCGAGCCCGTGAGCCCGATCAAAGTCCCCCACCCACTCAGGTCTCGTGCCCCATTTGCAGACGCGATACCCGCCCCCGTCGATGAGGTAGGCGGTGATCGCGTCCTCGAAGGCGCGCTCGTCGACCTTCACACTGCGACCCTGGGGACCTGCATCTGGCCGGTCACCGCCGCGGTCGTGAGGGCTCGCCGGTGCTCGGCGAGAAGCAAAGTCTGTGCCGCAATGGCACTCAACGCGCGCTCGGCGTATCCGACCGCCTTCTCAAGCTGAGCGGCCAGGGCTCGCGCAGTACCGCCGTGAACATTCGGGATCGGTATTCGCGCAACCGCGTCCTGCCTCAGCCCGAATCGGGTGATACCGGACGCTGCCAGCGTGAAGGCGTCCCGACATCTTCGGCTTCGCAGCACCCAATAGAGGAAGTCCGCATCGATATGGAGGGGCCGCACTAGTGCCAGGTGATAACCGAGAACGACGCCTGAGAGATCGTCGGCAACCAGTGCCGCCACTCCGATGTCCTCAGCCGTTTCCGAGTCCTTTGTAAGGAGCACATCGCCACGACGAAGGGAGAAACGCTGAAGTTGGTCGCTCGCCGCCGTTGCCGGTGTGAACTCAAGAGACCGGGTGATCCGCCGGTTCTTGTAGACGTCGGTGTAGTTGCAGAGGAGGACTGGAACTTGGCCATCGACGGACTTTTTGTCGACATTGCTAAAGCGGATGTCCGCGAGCGCCTTCAATGGAACCTCCCCCGCGGCTGCAGTTACGGGATCCAGGATCGCGGAGATGAGACTCTCGGTTCGAGACGCGAGCAGCATCATCAACCGCCGCTTCGCTTCGATGACGGCATCGAGGTGGACATTCTCCGCGTCGAGGTACTTGGCAATCGCGCGTTGCTCGGACAGAGGAGGGAGTGCAACCGCAATATCGCCGAAGTCCCCGATGTTGATCCTTGGCGTCCG containing:
- a CDS encoding type II toxin-antitoxin system RelE/ParE family toxin — its product is MAYRVEFVPSALRELEKVAPDARRRVVRALDRLAKEPRPPGARALRGDRSGLRIRVGDYRVLYEVDDDQLLITIGRVAQRGKVYR
- a CDS encoding adenylate/guanylate cyclase domain-containing protein, with the protein product MADFSRQETADRAGVPLDEVSQLVELGILAPAEGDRFTVGDVRRIAVVKTLQHGGMPVDGLAALMRSRDASLDFLDSPMYARFSALSSVTFRELSNETGVPVDLLMVIREAVGSATPQPDDLVREDELEVVPFLEVHMAQGMNPHATERLLRVMGDSLRRVAEQQADWWQSEVALPLFQKGAKGGELGDLTREFGEDVNPKYQRAFEAIQHAQEGRTWTANILTGIEMAMTQAGLYTRQDHPPAMCFFDITGYTRLTQERGDEAAAALATTFSRMVQRTSSQYAGRAVKWLGDGVMFYFTDPGPGVVAALEMLEGAADAGLPPAHVGLHAGPVLFQEGDYFGQTVNLAARIAEYARPGEVLVSQAVVDAAEGTPTSFTEIGPVELKGVTEATRLHVARRG
- a CDS encoding chromate resistance protein ChrB domain-containing protein, whose translation is MKWVTREHPKTDRIACPWLIRKFIDPDAEILYVPDAEVLATAEREGAISFDAPGAKYTHREGLCSFEVLIADYQLTDPALEIMAPIVHGADIDKGIDTTRESAGLIAISHGFALLDLTDERQLELELPVYDALYAWCQTQVLIPASA
- a CDS encoding pyridoxamine 5'-phosphate oxidase family protein, which encodes MAELQRMFDEHLARANPHMSAIVTPERRLTAEQVVHYLEGTRHVAVAAVTPKGQPRVSPLDTLFLHGRSTLSTDVKATRIGHLRANAACSAVYMGPTGSLVANGTVEWITREHIEHDEIHAAWTATYHSDPYTWGDVVLFRIAPISMWATPSTPRNSRCLIQALAQPLAEDPLFVRT
- a CDS encoding MDR family MFS transporter is translated as MTAASAAPASAIPDYDKAPIELPHRERMEILLVVMLGMFLAALDNTIVGTALPTIVTELNGNDVYIWPFTAYLLTATVSGPIYGKLSDIFGRRPIFVIGVSVFLLGSFLCGISQEMWQFIAFRGLQGLGAGALFPVALAIIGDIFAPSERGKYQGFFGAMFGIAFLIGPALGGLITENISWHWIFFVNIPLGAVVLFVVWRILPTVRDPNATRNIDYLGASLLVAALVPILIGFTQKQFGDWTDPDVGGLIALGLVMTVAFIWAESRAKDPIVPLHMFRIPAFRSSVLAMFFAAVGFFAAVVFLPRWFQVVNGSSPTESGYQILPLLGGLIVAAITSGQIVARTGRYKPIIFGSLLVLAGGLFLLTNIRPDTPLPLLWLWMGITGLGIGPAFAIFTLVVQNNVPVHELGAGTSSVTLFQQVGGTVGLAVTGSIFGSVLLEQIPNQMEAVGVPAAFADQFAAGGAESLNQLSGVGDLGAAILAQVPPTFQAQVEPFIPAIVGAIHTAFSIATSATFTIGIVSSLIAAAVVMIWMPGGRMGATAESTAPTTSPKLEPAAD
- a CDS encoding type II toxin-antitoxin system HicB family antitoxin translates to MDYAVIYEKSDTGYAAYVPDLPGCVATGATRREVERLIRSAIHMHLEGMAEDGEPVPPPTTWAEVVSV
- a CDS encoding NAD(P)-dependent alcohol dehydrogenase translates to MKAFIRDRYGSPDVLEFADIEMPVVADDGVLVRVQAASVNQADLDYLHGIPAIARLGTGLRRPTNRGLGLDVAGRVEAVGQDVTRFRPGDEVFGDMTEFGYGAFAEYVAAPERAFAPKPAGITPEEAATVPQGAILAIQGLRARRPVGPGDKVLINGASGSVGPWAVQIAKAWGAEVTGVASTKKLDLVRSLGADHVIDYTREDFTRLGHRYDRILDVTATRSASDIRRALTPTGVYIVIGGSIARLFWLMIAGLVISATGSQKLGIAYWKPFNPEDVATLTELLEARKIAPVIDRRFPLEEVPQALRYVEDGHALGKVVITV
- a CDS encoding HD domain-containing protein is translated as MSDRAPRPILGDAFVGAVAYAVELHRHQARKGTTIPYLTHLLAVCSLVLEDGGTEDEAIAALLHDGPEDQGGEPILAEIRARFGDEVATIVDGLSDSMTPVGSMKEAWRLRKERYLSRLEDESGSVLRVSLADKLHNARSIAVDRAVEGERVWDRFHAGEGDQAWYYRQLLDVFERRVPASRNLPEFRTLVGDLFGA
- a CDS encoding type II toxin-antitoxin system VapC family toxin, which encodes MVAGDACYLDASALVKLVVTEAETRALRGLIGTYQRRVSSRLAGVELARAISRRGIRAERSVARLLRDVDLVDIGEDILLEAARVGPPSLRTLDAIHLATALAVRDDLAAVVSYDRRLAEAALAAGLPVVSPT
- a CDS encoding type II toxin-antitoxin system prevent-host-death family antitoxin; this encodes MSEHRISEAREEFATIINKVAFGGERVRLTRHGKAVAAVVPVEDLDLLEMIEDEIDLADLEAALADPANRERIPWEDVKRQLGL
- a CDS encoding type II toxin-antitoxin system prevent-host-death family antitoxin, with amino-acid sequence MADLPRVGIRELRQNLSVYVKKIREEGRAYEVTEHGHPVARLTPLPTEPMSVLDRLVAEGRATRATGDLLDIRPLPRLPGKQLSEILQEMRDEEPW